A window of bacterium genomic DNA:
GCCCGCATATGCCTGCCACCTTCCTCCCAGGTACTGCCACGAGTGACCGTGGAACACCGCGTTGTCGTCCACGCCGAACGGGTCGACGTCGGGGTAGTTGTAATATTGCTCCGCGGCCGCGACGAACTCGTCGTTACCCGATGGAAGGGTCCAACCCACCGAGCAATTGCACCACCCGGAGATGGTTTGCGACGGTTTGAAATATTTGGGCCCCCACAAAAGAGACCCGGCCGTCCCGCCGGCGTAGGAGTAAATGCCGACGCGGAAGCCGTCCCAACGCGCGTTGGGCCAAACCGCCGTGGAATATAACCTAACCCTTACGACGGCCCGATAAGCGGATATCGAGCTTATGTCGAAGTCGTTACCGGCCCAGGCGTTAGCGCCGGATATCCAAGTGGTGTAGTACTGCAGCTTACCGGAATCGTACTTAAGCTCCAACGCCGCGTCGTAACCGTCGCGCGACGTACCCGAGGCCGCCGGGGCTACGATTACTTCGGCACCCCATGCCGCGGCCGACAAAACGACGACCGCTGCCCATAACAAGAACCTTTTCATTTCCTCACCTCCGTTCGGGCGGCCGGTACGCCCCGGCCGCTTAGTTCACCCGCATCCCCTCTACGCTAATAATACAACGCCTTGACGCGGCCTACGCTGGTGGGCGTTATATCCACCGGTACGTTGTTAACGACGACGCGCAACATCAGGTTCCGGTAGCCGATGACGCCGGGCAGTTTACTCCAACTGCCGCTTTCGTACAGCCACGAATGACCCGCGAACGTCAGGTTGGAATCCAAGGTCATGGGGTCCAGGTCCGGATAGTCGTAATATTGTTCCACGCCCGCTACGAATATTTTGTTTTCCGGCGGGAGGGTCCAACCCACCGAACAAGTGCACCATCCGTAACCGGTCCTCGTCGGTTTATAGTACTTGGGGCCCCACAGAAGCGAGGTCGGTTGTCCGCCGGCGTACCCGTAGATGCCGAGGCGGAACCCGTCCCATTTACCGTTGGGCCAATCCGGCCAGGAATATACCTTGATCTTCATGATGGCGCGGTAATCCGAAATGGCGCTCAGGTCGAAATCGTTGCCGACCCAGCGGCCGCGGCCGGTTAAGTCGCAAAAGAAGAACGACCGGGTATTGTTATCGTACTTCAGCTCCAACGGCCCGTCGCCGGCGTCAAAAGCGGAGGGGGGAACGTCGGCAACGGTCGGCGCGACGACTACGTCCGCCGCCCACGCCGCGACCGCGGCCAACGCCGCGAAAACAACGACCGTATTTCGACTAGCCATAACTCAAACCTCCTCGCCGTTAACGGCGCGCCGGCCCTTTCGACGCCGGTACGCCGCCGGAAAAGTCTTATTCTATATGAAAAACCCTAACAAATCCTGGCCGATTTTACAACGAAAAACAAACCGGCGCGGCCGGCGTCCCTCGCAGATTAAAAAAGAGCCTCGACGGTTACTTCGCCGGGGTATTCGCCCGTTAGTAATACAGCGCCTTGACGCGGCCCACGCTCGTGGGCGCTATGTCGAAGGCGGTGTTGTTAACGACCACGCGTAACATCAAGTTCCGGAAGTCGCCGACGAGCCTGGGCAGCTTCTCCCACCTACCGTTTTGGCACCTCCACGAGTGGTTCAGGAACGTCGGGTTCGTGTCCAACGCGAAGGAGTCGCAGTTGGGCCAGTTGTAATATAGCTCGGCGGCCGCGGCGAACGCCCGGTTGCCGGCGGGAAGGGTCCAACCCATGGAGTAATTGCACCAGCCGTCGCCGGTCCTTGTCGGTTTGAAGTACGTGGGCCCCCACAAGAGCGAGCCCGGCGTTCCCCCCGCGAACGCGTAAATGCCTAGCCGGAAGCCGTCCCATCGGCGGTTGGGCCAATCTCCGCAGGAATATACTTTTATCTTGGTAATCGCGCGGTAACGCGGAATGGCGCTCAGGTCCCAATCGTTGCCGACCCAATAGCCCGCGCCGGTCCCGGTAGCGAAAAACGCCAACCGGGTACCGTTGTCCCATTTGAGCTCGAGCGTCGCGTCGCTCCCGGCCCGCGCGGCGGCCGCAAAATGCGAAGGCGCGCCGTCGACGATACAATCCGCCGACCACGCGCCCACGACGCCCATACATATCAACGCCGCCAACGACGCAGCAGTTCTCATCGCTCGCCTCTTTTTCCATCCCTTACCCAAACGCGCCGGCCTAACGCCGGCAAAACTCCGTCCCGACGAACACCTCCACTACGGCGAATAGTATATTAATATGGGATAAGTTGTCAAGCGTTTATTTCCAGAGTTCGCCGCCGGCGCCGTTCCCCCTTTTTCCTTTACTTCGTTAGTATAATTTAATAAAATCCTCGCAACTCCCGCGATTATGAAAACGTCTTCCCAACTCCACTTCGGCGTGGAGGAGGAGTTTGCGCTCCTGTACGCCGACGGCGCGCTGGCCAACGAGGTCGACGCCGTGTTGGCGCGCGTCCCGGACCGCTACAAACCCGACCGCGTCAAGCGCGACCTCCACTATTGCATAGTGGAGGTGACGACGCCGGTTTGCGACTCGCCCGCGGCGGTCGAGCGCTCGCTGACGGAGCTGCGGCGGGTGGTAGGCGAGGCCGCCGCGGCGCTGGGCCTGCGCGTCATCTCGAGCGGCGTCCATCCCACCGCGCCGATGGAACAGGGCAAGCTGGTCGAGACGCCGCGCTTCCGTCGCCTTATCGACGGCGGCGCGCTCCGCGGCGACGGCGTGCACTTCGGCTTCCACCTCCACGTATCGCTCGACGGCCCGGAGACGCGCGTGGGCGTCGTCAACCGCCTGCGCTGGCACATCCCGGACCTGGTCGCGTTCTCGGTGAACGCGCCCTTCTACCTCGGCGAGTACCACGACGTGAAGTCGGTCCGGCTGGAGTACTACGACCCGGTACCCACCGTCGGCCCGCCGCCGGTCATAGAGAAATTCGCCGACTGGGCCGACGTGCTGAAGTCCTTCGCCCGCTGCGGCGTCGAGGGCGAGCGCGACCACTACGGCGACATCCGCCACCGCTCGAGCTTCCCCACGCTCGAGGTGCGGGTGATGGACACGCAGCAGGCGGTCGCCGAAACCGTGGCCGCGGCGGCGTACGTGTGGTCGCTGGTGCGTCACTATTTGACCATACTCGACGACGAATTCATGCCGCCGATGACGGAGGACGAACTCGAGCGGAACCGCGAGGCCGCGTGGCGGCAAGGCCTCGACGGCCTCTTCCACCTCTACGGCGACGCCGTACCGCGCGCGGACTACATTGGCCACACGCTCCACCACCTGCTGGAGCGCGCCGGCGACGAGGGG
This region includes:
- a CDS encoding YbdK family carboxylate-amine ligase, translating into MKTSSQLHFGVEEEFALLYADGALANEVDAVLARVPDRYKPDRVKRDLHYCIVEVTTPVCDSPAAVERSLTELRRVVGEAAAALGLRVISSGVHPTAPMEQGKLVETPRFRRLIDGGALRGDGVHFGFHLHVSLDGPETRVGVVNRLRWHIPDLVAFSVNAPFYLGEYHDVKSVRLEYYDPVPTVGPPPVIEKFADWADVLKSFARCGVEGERDHYGDIRHRSSFPTLEVRVMDTQQAVAETVAAAAYVWSLVRHYLTILDDEFMPPMTEDELERNREAAWRQGLDGLFHLYGDAVPRADYIGHTLHHLLERAGDEGPYLERLAARVAAGETGADSQLTFLKSDRADGPALLAELERKFAEGI